The following proteins come from a genomic window of Pyxidicoccus sp. MSG2:
- a CDS encoding GspE/PulE family protein, giving the protein MAQALSGAGGIPSRGRDDFTTLFVLEALVAQGLLSPQQAQEVLARESAARARVLKAQGGNGKEAARYDVSPVEVVAIFQVPLANGRGTLDEDRVTEVAARAAGIAYRKIDPLKLDMAMATRTVSRPYAQKHVLLPLERTEQGRLLVAVANPFDRELFENLHRLTGMPVDPVLCAKSDILKSIAHIYGFNKTLARAADDFGATVGAQVSNFEQLVSLSGTQELEASDKPVVQAVDYLLRYAFDNRASDIHLEPKRATSLVRLRIDGVLHPVYTLPAQVHAPIVSRVKMLARIDISEKRKPQDGRIKTERDGREVELRVSTLPTAFGEKVVIRIFDPETLVQDIAQLGFEQDEKGAFESWIDRPHGLILVTGPTGSGKTTTLYSALKALAGSDVNVVTIEDPIEMVWDAFNQVQVQPKAGLDFAGALRHILRQDPDVIMVGEIRDPETAENAIQAALTGHLVLSTLHTNDALGAVARMRDLGVPSFLLAQSLLGVMAQRLLRRVCSHCAEESTLTPDELLALQAPLPLLPGGVRLLKGAGCVRCRGTGFVGRTGVFEIVTCGGELRDLVSREAPYDKLVEAARRSGMRTLREAAVRKLAQGLTAFDEVVRMTSV; this is encoded by the coding sequence TTGGCACAGGCACTGAGCGGCGCGGGCGGCATCCCCTCGAGGGGACGCGATGACTTCACCACGCTCTTCGTGCTGGAGGCGCTGGTGGCCCAGGGGCTGCTGTCGCCCCAGCAGGCGCAGGAGGTGCTCGCCCGCGAGTCCGCCGCGCGCGCCCGCGTCCTCAAGGCGCAGGGGGGCAACGGCAAGGAGGCCGCGCGCTACGACGTGTCGCCGGTGGAGGTGGTGGCCATCTTCCAGGTGCCGCTGGCCAACGGCCGCGGCACGCTGGACGAGGACCGCGTCACCGAGGTCGCCGCGCGCGCCGCGGGCATCGCCTACCGGAAGATAGACCCGCTGAAGCTGGACATGGCCATGGCCACGCGCACCGTGTCCCGGCCCTACGCGCAGAAGCACGTGCTGCTGCCGCTGGAGCGCACCGAGCAGGGCCGGCTGCTGGTGGCCGTGGCCAACCCGTTCGACCGCGAGCTCTTCGAGAACCTCCACCGCCTCACCGGGATGCCGGTGGACCCGGTGCTGTGCGCCAAGTCGGACATCCTCAAGTCCATTGCCCACATCTACGGCTTCAACAAGACGCTGGCGCGCGCCGCCGACGACTTCGGCGCCACCGTGGGGGCGCAGGTCTCCAACTTCGAGCAGCTCGTGTCGCTCAGCGGCACGCAGGAGCTGGAGGCGTCCGACAAGCCCGTGGTGCAGGCGGTGGACTACCTCTTGCGCTACGCCTTCGACAACCGCGCCTCGGACATCCACCTGGAGCCCAAGCGCGCCACCAGCCTGGTGCGGCTGCGCATCGACGGTGTGCTGCACCCCGTGTACACGCTGCCGGCGCAGGTGCACGCGCCCATCGTCTCGCGCGTGAAGATGCTGGCGCGCATCGACATCTCCGAGAAGCGCAAGCCGCAGGACGGCCGCATCAAGACGGAGCGCGACGGCCGCGAGGTGGAGCTTCGCGTGTCCACGCTGCCCACCGCCTTCGGCGAGAAGGTGGTCATCCGCATCTTCGACCCGGAGACGCTGGTGCAGGACATCGCCCAGCTCGGCTTCGAGCAGGACGAGAAGGGCGCCTTCGAGTCGTGGATTGACAGGCCGCACGGCCTCATCCTCGTCACCGGCCCCACGGGCAGCGGCAAGACGACGACGCTGTACTCCGCGCTCAAGGCGCTGGCCGGCTCGGACGTCAACGTCGTCACGATTGAAGACCCCATCGAAATGGTGTGGGACGCCTTCAACCAGGTGCAGGTGCAGCCCAAGGCGGGGCTCGACTTCGCCGGGGCGCTGCGCCACATCCTGCGCCAGGACCCGGACGTCATCATGGTGGGCGAGATTCGAGACCCGGAGACGGCGGAGAACGCGATTCAAGCCGCGCTCACCGGCCACCTCGTGCTCTCCACGCTGCACACCAACGACGCGCTGGGCGCGGTGGCGCGCATGCGCGACTTGGGCGTGCCGTCCTTCCTCCTCGCGCAGAGCCTCCTGGGCGTCATGGCCCAGCGCCTGCTGCGGCGGGTGTGCAGCCACTGCGCGGAGGAGTCGACACTCACTCCGGACGAATTGCTGGCGCTCCAGGCGCCGCTGCCGCTGCTGCCGGGTGGGGTGCGGCTGCTCAAGGGCGCCGGCTGCGTGCGCTGCCGGGGCACCGGCTTCGTGGGCCGCACCGGCGTCTTCGAAATCGTCACCTGCGGCGGTGAATTGAGGGACCTCGTCTCCCGCGAGGCGCCCTACGACAAGCTGGTGGAGGCGGCCCGCCGCTCCGGCATGCGCACCCTGCGCGAGGCCGCCGTGCGCAAGCTGGCCCAGGGCCTCACCGCCTTCGACGAGGTGGTGCGGATGACGTCCGTCTGA
- a CDS encoding uroporphyrinogen-III synthase, with translation MVTRPRERAEELCFLLEDEGADVLSVPLLELRPPEDPRPLASAAEQIQRYRWVVFASPSAVEALMEALREAGTMDRLRRVKVAAVGPRTARTCEGFGLDVAAEPEEGTGEALFQAIKEGLQPGDEVLLPAAEEGRRELEDGLREVGVLVTRVTAYRSTPAPLPPEALALLEEAPLDVALFASPRTAEVFLEEVGRDKLGAARVVAIGPTTAAALERLGVPPAAVAERPTMEALVDAAVRAVRG, from the coding sequence TTGGTGACGCGCCCGCGTGAGCGGGCCGAGGAGCTGTGTTTCCTCCTCGAGGACGAGGGCGCTGACGTGCTCAGCGTGCCCCTGCTGGAGCTGCGGCCACCGGAGGACCCGCGCCCGCTGGCGTCCGCGGCCGAGCAGATTCAACGCTACCGCTGGGTGGTGTTCGCCAGCCCGTCCGCGGTGGAGGCGCTGATGGAGGCGCTGCGCGAGGCCGGCACCATGGACCGGCTGCGCCGCGTGAAGGTGGCCGCCGTGGGGCCCCGCACCGCGCGCACCTGTGAGGGCTTCGGCCTGGACGTGGCGGCGGAGCCGGAGGAGGGCACCGGCGAGGCCCTCTTCCAGGCCATCAAGGAGGGGCTCCAGCCAGGCGACGAGGTGCTCCTGCCCGCCGCCGAGGAGGGCCGGCGCGAGCTGGAGGACGGGCTGCGGGAGGTGGGCGTGCTCGTCACCCGCGTGACGGCCTACCGCTCCACGCCCGCGCCGCTGCCGCCCGAGGCCCTGGCGCTGCTGGAGGAGGCGCCGCTGGACGTGGCGCTCTTCGCCTCGCCGCGCACCGCGGAGGTGTTCCTGGAGGAGGTGGGCCGCGACAAGCTGGGCGCCGCCCGCGTGGTGGCGATTGGCCCCACCACCGCCGCCGCCCTGGAGCGCCTGGGGGTGCCCCCGGCCGCCGTCGCGGAGCGCCCCACGATGGAGGCGCTGGTGGATGCCGCCGTCCGGGCGGTTCGCGGCTAG
- the hemC gene encoding hydroxymethylbilane synthase yields MKAVRIATRQSPLALWQARHVGALLKARHPGLEVSLVEMTTEGDRFLGAPLSAVGGKGLFVKEIEQALLDGRADLAVHSLKDMTSVLPDGLMLAAVPVREDPRDAFCGLGGLTLDTLPQGARVGTSSLRRSCILRSGRPDLDIVSLRGNVQTRLAKTKELGLSGAVLAYAGLKRLGLEGVVTQVLPTEVSLPAVGQGVLAIQCRTDDARVRELLSPLEDATTRIAVTAERSLLAKLEGGCTVPLAGHATVSGGTVHLRGLVGRPDGTHVVRGEVRGPVERAGELGESLADDLLSRGAADILRDFARRAEARES; encoded by the coding sequence ATGAAGGCCGTGCGCATCGCCACCCGCCAGAGTCCGCTGGCGCTCTGGCAGGCCCGCCACGTGGGCGCGCTCCTGAAGGCGCGTCACCCCGGGCTCGAGGTGTCCCTGGTGGAGATGACCACCGAGGGCGACCGCTTCCTGGGCGCGCCGCTGTCCGCCGTCGGCGGCAAGGGGCTGTTCGTGAAGGAAATCGAGCAGGCCCTGCTCGATGGCCGCGCCGACCTGGCCGTGCACAGCCTGAAGGACATGACGTCCGTGCTGCCGGACGGGCTGATGCTCGCGGCGGTGCCGGTGCGCGAGGACCCGCGTGATGCCTTCTGTGGCCTGGGCGGGCTGACACTGGACACGCTGCCCCAGGGCGCGCGCGTGGGCACGTCTTCGCTGCGCCGCAGTTGCATCCTGCGCTCGGGGCGGCCGGATCTGGACATCGTCAGCCTGCGCGGCAACGTGCAGACGCGCCTGGCGAAGACGAAGGAGCTGGGGCTTTCCGGCGCGGTGCTCGCGTACGCGGGGCTGAAGCGGCTGGGCCTGGAGGGCGTCGTCACCCAGGTGCTGCCCACCGAGGTGAGCCTGCCCGCGGTGGGGCAGGGCGTGCTCGCGATTCAGTGCCGCACCGACGACGCGCGCGTGCGCGAGCTGCTCTCTCCGCTGGAGGACGCCACCACGCGCATCGCGGTGACGGCCGAGCGCTCGCTGCTGGCGAAGCTGGAAGGGGGCTGCACCGTGCCGCTGGCCGGCCATGCCACCGTGTCCGGCGGCACCGTGCACCTGCGCGGGCTGGTGGGCCGGCCGGACGGCACCCACGTGGTGCGCGGCGAGGTGCGCGGCCCGGTGGAGCGCGCCGGGGAGCTGGGCGAGTCCCTGGCGGACGACCTGCTCTCGCGTGGCGCGGCGGACATCCTGCGTGATTTCGCTCGCCGCGCGGAGGCCCGGGAGTCCTAG
- the hemA gene encoding glutamyl-tRNA reductase, which produces MELICIGLSHRTAPLTVRERLALSESRQVEVVQRLAQAPVEALWVSTCNRVEVYLSAPDAVLARQRVVAELQSLGGPEALEHLYEHRGENALVHLFRVAGSLDSMVLGEAQILGQVKDSFERGQGAGAVRGELTRACAAAFSCAKRVRTETAIGRASTSMAAAAVQLASKVFDGLVGKTVLVVGAGEMGELAARHLKGAGATKLFITNRTLARAEALAVEVGGTARPFEELFALLAAADVVVCSTASPVPIFTKENVGAVGRARRGRPLFMVDLAVPRDIDPAVGQLDWVHAYDVDDIQKFVADNAAARAEEAQKAGVLVAQEVARFVKERALREGTPVLARLRQRAEAIARAEVERTLGALGDGLNDKQRKSIEAMGRAIVNKLLHEPTSRLRAVGPEGEGNRLAGAAAELFGLLEGEEPAAAAAPAELPTAQSATGANR; this is translated from the coding sequence ATGGAGCTCATCTGCATCGGCCTGTCCCACCGCACGGCGCCCCTGACGGTCCGTGAGCGGCTGGCCCTGTCCGAGTCCCGGCAGGTGGAGGTCGTCCAACGGCTGGCCCAGGCGCCCGTGGAGGCGCTCTGGGTGTCCACCTGCAACCGCGTGGAGGTGTACCTCTCCGCGCCGGACGCCGTGCTCGCGCGCCAGCGCGTGGTGGCGGAGCTGCAGTCGCTGGGCGGCCCGGAGGCGCTGGAGCACCTGTACGAGCACCGCGGGGAGAACGCGCTGGTGCACCTGTTCCGCGTCGCCGGCAGCCTGGACTCCATGGTGCTGGGCGAGGCCCAGATCCTCGGCCAGGTGAAGGACTCCTTCGAGCGCGGCCAGGGTGCGGGCGCAGTGCGCGGCGAGCTGACGCGCGCGTGCGCGGCGGCCTTCAGCTGCGCCAAGCGCGTGCGCACGGAGACGGCCATCGGCCGCGCGTCCACGTCCATGGCGGCCGCGGCGGTGCAGCTGGCGAGCAAGGTGTTCGACGGCCTGGTCGGCAAGACGGTGCTGGTGGTGGGCGCGGGGGAGATGGGCGAACTGGCCGCGCGCCACCTGAAGGGCGCGGGCGCCACGAAGCTGTTCATCACCAACCGCACCCTGGCCCGCGCGGAAGCGCTGGCGGTGGAGGTGGGCGGCACGGCGCGGCCCTTCGAGGAGCTGTTCGCCCTGCTCGCCGCCGCGGACGTGGTGGTGTGCAGCACGGCGTCGCCGGTGCCCATCTTCACGAAGGAGAACGTCGGCGCGGTGGGCCGGGCGCGCAGGGGCCGGCCGCTGTTCATGGTGGACCTGGCGGTGCCGCGCGACATCGACCCGGCCGTGGGCCAGCTGGACTGGGTGCACGCGTACGACGTGGACGACATCCAGAAGTTCGTCGCGGACAACGCCGCGGCGCGCGCCGAGGAGGCGCAGAAGGCGGGCGTGCTGGTGGCACAGGAGGTGGCCCGCTTCGTCAAGGAGCGCGCCCTGCGCGAGGGCACGCCGGTGCTGGCCCGCCTGCGCCAGCGCGCGGAGGCCATTGCCCGCGCCGAGGTGGAGCGCACGCTGGGTGCGCTGGGCGACGGACTCAACGACAAGCAACGCAAGAGCATCGAGGCCATGGGGCGCGCCATCGTCAACAAGCTGCTGCATGAGCCCACCTCGCGCCTGCGCGCCGTGGGCCCGGAGGGCGAGGGCAACCGGCTGGCCGGCGCCGCCGCCGAGCTGTTCGGACTGTTGGAGGGAGAGGAGCCCGCCGCCGCGGCCGCTCCCGCCGAGCTCCCCACCGCCCAGTCCGCCACGGGGGCCAATCGATGA
- a CDS encoding cytochrome C assembly family protein, with product MSHTLVSLACHAYGIAAVVYLAYLVRQNEVLATFGRVLVGGGLALHGVALFELLGVQEGRPVGLAQGFSALAFLLLAIFLALDVRYKRPVIGAFLTPLAVTVLIPGLLIQGGQSPLPPGVRQPLLPLHITLALLGLAAFAVAAGVGVMYILMERQVKAKRFGLLFSRLPSLEFLDTLNRRLVVWGFIALSVTLATGAFFVTTTPDLGWHWDGKSIATVVAWGVFAALVNARIFAGWRGRRVALLTMAGFCLVLVSFLSSYDLAVPTAAAMRLP from the coding sequence ATGAGCCATACGCTCGTCTCACTCGCCTGCCACGCCTACGGCATCGCCGCGGTGGTCTACCTCGCCTACCTGGTCCGCCAGAACGAGGTGCTGGCCACCTTCGGCCGCGTGCTGGTGGGCGGCGGGCTGGCGCTGCACGGCGTGGCCCTCTTCGAACTGCTCGGCGTCCAGGAGGGCCGGCCGGTGGGACTGGCCCAGGGCTTCTCCGCGCTCGCCTTCCTGCTGCTCGCCATCTTCCTGGCGCTGGACGTGCGCTACAAGCGGCCCGTCATCGGCGCGTTCCTCACGCCCCTCGCGGTGACGGTGTTGATACCGGGTCTGTTGATACAGGGCGGCCAGTCGCCGCTGCCGCCGGGCGTCCGCCAGCCTCTGCTGCCGCTGCACATCACCCTCGCGCTGCTGGGGCTGGCAGCGTTCGCCGTGGCCGCGGGCGTGGGCGTCATGTACATCCTCATGGAGCGGCAGGTGAAGGCGAAGCGCTTCGGGCTGCTCTTCTCGCGCCTGCCCTCGCTGGAGTTCCTGGACACGCTCAACCGGCGCCTCGTGGTGTGGGGTTTCATCGCGCTGTCGGTGACGCTGGCCACCGGGGCCTTCTTCGTCACCACCACGCCGGACCTGGGCTGGCACTGGGACGGCAAGTCGATTGCGACGGTGGTGGCGTGGGGCGTCTTCGCCGCGCTGGTGAATGCGCGCATCTTCGCGGGGTGGCGCGGGCGCCGCGTGGCGCTGCTCACCATGGCCGGCTTCTGCCTCGTGCTGGTGTCCTTCCTGTCTTCCTATGACCTGGCGGTGCCGACGGCCGCGGCCATGAGGTTGCCCTGA
- the trxA gene encoding thioredoxin — protein MAGDNVTNVGDGDFNQQVLESQQPVLVDFWATWCAPCRAIAPAIDALATQFQGQVKFTKLNIDENQDTPQQYGIRSIPTLLIFKGGKVVEQIVGAVPKARIEAALQKAL, from the coding sequence ATGGCTGGCGACAATGTGACGAACGTCGGGGACGGTGACTTCAACCAACAGGTGCTGGAATCCCAGCAGCCCGTGCTGGTGGACTTCTGGGCCACCTGGTGCGCGCCGTGCCGGGCCATTGCCCCGGCCATCGACGCCCTGGCGACCCAGTTCCAGGGCCAGGTGAAGTTCACCAAGCTCAACATCGACGAGAACCAGGACACCCCGCAGCAGTACGGCATCCGGTCCATCCCCACGCTGCTCATCTTCAAGGGCGGCAAGGTGGTGGAGCAGATTGTCGGCGCGGTGCCCAAGGCCCGCATCGAGGCGGCCCTCCAGAAGGCGCTGTAG